The DNA segment GACGGGAGGACCCAAATGCCGCCGATCAGGCCGTCCTCCCGGAGCCGCTCGATCCGGTTCTTTGCCGTGTTGCCCGAGAGCTCGAGCCCGTGTCCGATGGCCTCGTACGAGGCGAACGGGTCCCGCCAGAGGCGCACGAGGATCTGAAAGTCCGTCTCGTCGGCCACGGTCTCCGCCCCGGCTTATAAAGAGTCCGGAACTTGAAGTTGCACCTTCGCGTGGGAGATGAACCCCGACTCCCTGCGTGGTTAGGATGGCCGAAACCCGAGTGCGTCGCCCCATGACGCTACAGCGCCTCGCGGGGTTCCTCGTGCGGACCCTCGCGACCCAGTTCCTGCTCGGCATGCTCCTGAACCTGTACGTGACCTTCCCGCTTCCCAGCCCGCTCACGACGGCGGCGCTCTTGGGCGCGGTCGTGCTGATCCTGCACATCGCCCTCGGCGTGGGCGCCCTGGCGATCTCCCTCCGGATGGTCATCGTGGCGTCCCGGAGCCCCGGTCGTCGCGGCCTGGGGCTTTCCGACATCGCGGCCGCGGGCCTGATCGTCGCCTTCCTGTCCGGCATGAGCTTCACGTTCGGAGACCAGAGCAACACCGCCTCGCTGATCATGACCGTGAGCTTCTACATCGCCCTCATGGCGGGCGCGCTCCTCCTCGGTGCGCCCCTGGAGGGAAGCAACCGTCCCTCGGGGTCCGCGCGCGAAAACGGGCCGAGGGCTACCGCGGGGGCGGACGAATCCGGGGTCGGGCCGCGGGTGGGGTGATCCCAGGGTTTCCCCGCATGCGACGCTCCAGAATCCCGGGGAGGGGATGCCGGCGGTAGGGCCACAGGCCCGCTAGCGCCAGACCCTCCACTTTTCGCCCTTCCTGATCCAGGGCTTCCAGTGGGCGCTGGCGGGGAAGGGACTGCGCACGGGCCGCTTCAGGGTGTCCCGCGTGAACGAGGACAGGGGCTGGAACCGGGTCCAGTCTCGGGCCCCGCGCGGTCGCAACGTCGCCACGGATCGCCGCTCGGTCAGGAGCTCCGCGACGAGTTCGTCTGCGGGCCGTTCCCGAATCGGGGCGTCACCGCGGACGACCTTGATCGCCTCGAAGGGGCATTCGATCTCGCACATCTGGCAGCCGGTGCACTTGCCGACGAGGAAGGGGAACTCCATCATCCACGGTCGCCGCGCGAAGCCGCCTTCGATGCTGGGCCGCTTGGGCGGGGTCATGTCGATGGCACGGACGGGGCAGACGTCCATGCAGACGCCGCAGGAGTGGCATTGGCGGCTGATCTCGATGGAGAAGGCCATGCGCGATGCTCCTTCAGTTCGCCTTCTCCGAGGCGGGCGCCACGACCTTCTCCCGCGTCGCGGGCGCCTCGGCCTTCTTCTTCTCCGGTGCCTTGCGGAACGGGAGGAGGTCGGGCTTCGTCACGTAGACGAACGCGTAGGCGGCGAACGCCGACAACGCGGTGAAGCACACGTAGAACGTCCAGATCGCGAGCTGCGTGTTCACGGTCGAGCTGAACGCGTTGTACACCGTGGTCCAGATGTCGCTCCCGCCCGTGGCCGTCGTGATCGCGCCGCTCGAGGAGACCAGGTAGCCCGCGTTCCCGTAGCCCGCGATGCTCTCCGTGACCATGAGGATCCCGAACACGTAGAAGAACGTGGCCGCCGCGATAAGCGTGGACACGAGACGGTTCGACTTCTCCTCCTCGTCCGGGTCGCGGACGAGCTTGATCACGAGGACCGCGGCCGTCAGGACGATGGCCAGGGGCATGAACGGCACCGCGATCGCGTAGTCCCCGTACGTGCCGACGAAGAAGAGCTCGAACCCGAGGAGGAGCGCACCGAACATGAGCCCGTCCCGGATCATGATGTACGCGAGCCACCAGATGTCCGCCCCGAGGCGCAGGGTGAACTTGTCCAAGGTCCGCAGGAAGTAGTTCCGCGCGATCTGCAGGCTGAACGCCCCGATGAACAACATGCCCACGGTCAGCGCGATCGTGGCTTCCGTGAAGATCCCGACGCCCGTCGCAATCTGCCCGGAACTCGCTAGGGTCGAGACGACGCCCGCCGACACCGGTCCGCTCCGCGACGAGGGGACTCCGAACCCGCTCATCGCCACGCCCACGAGGAGCGCACCGGCGATGACGATCAGCGCAATCGCTGCCAAACGCTCCCGCGTCACATGCTTCCCCTTGACTGCCATTCGCACTCGCTCCGACGCGGCCTTCCACGCGTCCCCCGAGCGAGCCGGGGGCGGGGTTATGAGAACCGGCTTGGTAGAATGCGTATTGCACGTGTTCGAGGTAGGGATTTAGGGCGGCCGAGAGTCGCGCCGGGTGACCCGAGCGATGGCAACAATGGGTACGGAGGCTATTTCAACGCACGGCTTCCTTGGCGCACCCCGAGGGGATTCCGTGCAGCGATGCGCCGTCTGCGAAGTGCGGCTCCCCACGGAGCCGGAGGACGATTGCGACGGCGAGATGGAGGTGTGCCACCGCGTTTGTCCCCGCGTCCACATGGAGGAGTACAAGGACGGGCTCTTCTTCTGCACGAGCTGCTACCTGTGGCTCCTGGGGACCTACAACGACATCCTGGCCGGCCGCCCCTTCGACACCCGCGCGGTCCGGTTCCTGCGCCTCATGACTGTGGACCAGGCGCCCCTCCTCACGGACTGGGTGCGGACCGCCGTGAAGCGAGGCGGGAGGAGTCCTCCCCTGCCGCGGCGGCATAGTTCGTCCGCGCGCCAGGTTTCCGCGTAGTCCATCCGACGGGCGTTGCGTCGTTCACGCGCGAACCAGGACCACCAGGAGCAGAATCAGGAACATGGCGCATCCCGTGAGGACCCACGGACGGCTGAACGCCCGATCCGCCTTCTCGGACCGGTACAGATAGGACACCATCCCGAACGCAAGCAGATCGATTCCCAGGAGGACGGCGAACAAGGCCTGGCTCGTCGGGTCCGTGGGGTTCAGGGTCCACAAGGTCACGGTCGCGGTGGCCTGGAGGAGCACGAGGAGCAGGATGAGCCGATAGGCGAGTTTCATGCGGGCGCCTCCGCGGCCCTCCGAGTGCGCGCGAACCGGAACGCCAGGAACGAGGCGAGCCCGACCACAGCGGCCGTGCCCCCGATGACCGCCGCGCCCTGCCAGGTCGGGATGTCCTGCCCCGGGGTGATCAGGCCCCAGTACGCGAGGACGGCCAGTTCCGCGGTGAAGATCGCGCCCACGGTCACGAAGACCGGGCGGTTCTCGATGGCCCGCGTCTCATCGACGTCCAGGATGGGGAGGAGGAACAGGACCAGGAAGAGGAGGGTGACCGCGAAGAGGATCGTGACGACCGCGGCCATCACGAAGGCGGCGGCCAGCGCGACGAACCCAAGGATCCAGTTCCCCTTGCGGAAGTACCAGATGGATAGGGGCAGGATGAACAGCAACGTGACCACGGACAGGATGAGCGCCGGAATCCCGGTCATGGGCGGTGCCGCGAAGATGGAGATCTTGAGGATCTGGTAGAGCCAGAGGAAGTACCAGTCGGGCTGCGGCGTGTACCCCGCCGCGGCGGCTGGCGTGTACGCGGGGGGGAGGTTCAGGGGGAAGACGGCACCGAGGAAGAGCATGCCCGCGCCGAAGACGGCCGCCAGCTCGAGGAGGTACAGGGTCACGTCCGGGAAGATGGGGGTCGTCTCCTGCTTCTCGGGCGACCGCCCGCGCTTCGTCACGGGCTCCGAGATCCCGTGGGCCTCGAGCATGTACATCTTGACGACCAGGAGGACGAGGAGGGCCGCGGGCAGCACGACGACGTGGAGGTCGTAGAACCGCAGGAGCTCGCCCGCGTCCCCGCCCGGCCCGACCACGAGGAACGTGAGGATCGGGGGGAGAGGCGGCGGGAGCTGGCCTATGATCTGCACGGCCACGTCCGTGGCCGATTTCGAGATCACGGTCCATGGGAGCAGATAGCCCGTGAAGGCAAACCCCAAGGTCACGCCCCCCATGAGCATCCCGACGAGCCACATGACCTCGCGGGGCCGCTTGTGCACGGAGACGAAGAAGTGCCGCATCATGTGCGCGAACATGAGGAGCACCATGGCGTACGCCGTGTACAGGTGGACGGTCTCGATGAACCGCCCGTACGCCACGTTGCTGAACACGTACGCCGTGGACGAGTACGCCGCGGCGGGCGTCGGCACGTAGTAGAGCATCATGATGATGCCCGTGATCGCGAGGATCGCGAACGCGACGACCGTGAGCGCGCCGAGCCACGCAAAGGGGTTCAGGGCGTACCGCGGCACGGGCCGCAGGAGCGGGTACGAGAGGCCGAGCCTCGAGTCCACCCACGCCACGAGCCGCTCCACGGGTCCCTTGGCTCGGGTGTCCGTTGCCATGGCCTTACCCCACGAGGGTGCCGCCCTGGAGGTCCGCGGTCACGTCCGTGGATCCCGGCGTCCCGTGTCCCGTGATCGTGGGCGGCCCCATGCCCGTGGCGTAGATGACCCCCGCAGCGTCCACCTCGAGCACGACCTGGGGCTGGGGTCGCGGGGACGGGCCGCCGAGGACCCGCGCGGCGTTCGTCAGGTCGAAGATGCTCCCGTGGCAGCAGCAGTAGCCCACGGGCTCCGGGGCCTTGTAGCTCGGGTTGCACGGCGGCGAGCCGCCCGGGGAATAGAAGCCCCAGATGCAGCCCAGGTGCTGGCAGATCAGGCTGAAGGCCACGACGTCCCCGTCCGGGCCGACCCCGTTCGTCGCCTTCTGGCCCAGCTTGACAAGGACGTTCGGTTCGTTGTCGAGCGGGTAGTTGAAGATGATCGGCGAGCCCACGGTCAGGTCGCTCAGGGCGGCCACGCGGACCCGCGGGAACGCGGTGGGCGCGGTCGTCGTCTGCGCGGCGGGGTTGATCAGGGAGCGGACCACGGAGCCGGCGGCCCCCGCCGCCAGGAGACCCGACGCCACGACCGCGATCTTGAGGAACGTCCGCTTGCCCTCGTCCGCGGGGGCGTCCGGGAACGCGAGCCGCTTCGGCTCCTCGGGCTTGGGTTCCTCGTCCGAGGCCACGATCACGCCTCCCGGAGCGGGCGCCTCACTTCCCCTCGCCCCCCTTGAACGAGCGGACCACGGCCCCGATCATCACGCCGACCAGAAGGAGCCCGATCCCCACCGCCGCGGCGAGGTTCAGGGGCACGCCGCCCGTCGGGGCGGGTGCCTGGGCGACCGTCTGGTTCGAGAGGGTCAGGGTGTACCACTGGGACACGGACTTGTACGCCGCGGATTCTCCCTGGCGGCCGTTCCAGATCGCGAACCCCGTGTCGTACGTCGCCCCGGCGGCGAGCTGGACGCAATACGTCTTGGCCTGAGGCATCGTGAACGCTCGGACCATCTCCACGGTCCACTGCTTCGTCGTCTGGGAGTACGACGAGCCCACGCGGATCTGGAAGGGGTCCATCCCGGGCACGAGGTTGGGTGCCGTGGCGCCGAAGGACCCAGGGATCGTGAAGAACCCGGTCATGTTCGTGTAGTCGTCCTCCGCGAAGGAGAGGTTGTTCGCCGGATAGATCGGGTTTCCCGCGGTGTCCGTGTAGCCGCCGGGGAATCCCGCGTCCAGAGGACTGTTGTCCGTGGGATTGGACTGCCAGTGCCAGATCTCCGCGGCGCCCCCTGTGATGGCGCCGTCGGAGCCCTCCATCATGTCCGGCGTCTGCTGGCGGCCCAGGGACTGCGGCAGGAACCAGAGGAGCGCGGCGCGGTCCTGGTAGTAGTACGTCGCGTTGGAGTAGAGCTGTTTCACGGTCGCGGTGTCTGCAGGAGTGAGGGGCATCAGCGTGCCGTTCGGGGCGCGCCACAGCTCGGTGTTCGACGCGAAGGACGGCCCCGCGCTGTCGTTCCACTGGAAGAGGACGAACACGTTGAATCCGTCGTTCGCGGACTTGATCCGGACGTCGGACGTGTGCCCGCCGCCGGGCGCAATGGAGGCGACCAGGGGCACGTCGGTCCACGCGATTGAGGACCAGAACGCCTCGCCACCCGGGTCGCTGTAGTTCACCGCGCCGTCGACGCGGTACGAAAGGACGTTCGGGTAGGCCACCTGAGCGCTCGCCAGGCCCGGGAGGGCGACTGCAAACATGGCGAGGAGGAGGACCGCCGCGAGGGCCACGACGCCCACGCCACAGGCCCCGACCCCAGGATCGTATTCGGAGACCTCAGCCCGGCCCGTTCTCGCGGAGCGCTGCCTCATCGCTTTCCCCTCGTGCCCGCTGCGGCTCCGAACGCTCCTCGGGGTCTTAGGTGTTTCTGCGGAGGTCACGGCGCACGCCGGCGCGGCTCGCTCGCGCCCGAGCTCATGCCCAAAGGCTGAAATCCGTCCCGCGTCTGTGCCGCCCGGCAGCGACAGGGAGACGCGGAGGGGGCCCACGACCGAGGCACGGGAGATCTCGCCGAGCGAGCGTCTTCACCGGATGGTGACGGGGTACCGGGACTCGCAGGCCCTCTACGTCGTGGCGAAGCTCGGCGTGGCCGACCTCCTCGTGGACGGACCCAAGACCGCGGAGGGCCTCGCGCGGCGTCTCGGCGTGCAGGCGCGGCCGCTATTCCGCGTGATGCGGGCCCTCGCGGGCGAGGGCGTGTTCACCCAGGACGGAACCCAAGGTTTCGGGCTCGCGCCTCTGGGTGAGCCCCTCCGCTCGGACCATCCGCGCAGCGTCCGCTCTTCCGCGATCATGCACGGCGAGCTCCACTACCGGGCGGCGGGAGCCCTCCTCCACACCGTCCGCACCGGGGAGACGGGGTTCGACCACTTGTACGGTAAGGGGCTGTTCGCGCACCTTGGGGAGCATCCCGAGGACAGCGCGACCTTCAACGCCGCCATGGGGGAAACTCAAGGCGTTTGGTCCAACCCGATCGAGTCGTACGACTTTCGTGGCCATCACGTCTTGGTGGACGTGGGCGGGGGACGCGGCACTCTGCTCGCCCTCCTCCTGAAACGCAACCCCCACCTGCGCGGGATTCTGTACGATCTGCCCCAAGGCGTCGCCGAGGCGCGGTCCTATCTCGAGTCCCAACGGGTCTCGAACCGCTGTCAGATCCGGATCGGCGACGCGTTCCGGGAGGTGCCCCGCGGGGGCGACGTGTACATCTTCTCGCGGGTGCTCCACGACTGGCCGGACGACAAGGCCCGGAGCCTGTTGGCGAACGTCCGCACGGCGATTCCGGACGACGGTCTCCTGCTCTTGTGGGAGGCGGTCGTCCCGGAGGGCGCGACGCCCTCTCTGACGAAGCACATCGACCTTACGATGCTGTTCCTCTTGGGCGGGGCCGAGCGGACGGAGGCCGAGTGGAGGGCCATGCTCGCCGCGACGGGATTCGCCCTGCTCAAGGTCACCAAGACGGGCGGGATGTTCGACCTGATCGAAGCGAAGCCCGTCTGATCGAATCGCGGGTCGTGGAGAAACCGCGGTCCCTTCATCCTGATCCCTGCGGAGCCATCTGACCTCGCATCAGGTCCGCTAGTCTCTCCCGTTCGCGTACGAGGCGCGCCTGGCCGTCCTCGATGAGCACCTCCGCGGGCAGCGGCCGCGAGTTGTAGCGGCTCGCCATCGTGTATCCGTAGGCGCCCGCGTTCAGGAACGCGAGGAGGTCTCCCTGATCCAGCGCGGGCAGCTTGCGGGCCTTCCCCAGGATGTCCGTGTTCTCGCAGATCTGCCCGGTCACGTTCACCGTGACGCTCCGCCGAGCGTCGAGCTTCGTGGCGGGAAGGATTTCGTGGTACGCGCCGTAGAGGGCGGGGCGGAGGAGCGTGTTCATCCCGGCATCGCAGCCAACGAACTTCTTCGCGGAGGTCTTCACGTGGGTCACGGAGGCCAGGAGGACGCCTGCGTCGCCAACGAGGTAGCGACCCGGCTCGATCACCAGCGTGGGGTCGCCGATGCCCGGATTCTGCGCGAGCTTGCGCTCGTACGCCCCGACGATCTTCTGCGCCAACTCCCGGATCGGGAGTCCCTTCTCGCCGATCCGGTCGGGCACACCGAAACCGCCCCCTAGATCGATGAAGTCGAGCCGGATACGGAGCGCCTTCGCGATTCGCGTGGCAATGCCCGTGAGGCGGTCCGTGATCGCGGCCCAGTACGTCGTCTCGAGGACGTTGGACCCGGCCATCATATGCACGCCGAGCCGTTCGATCCCCGCCTCCTTGGCTAGGCGGTAGGCTTTCAATGCGTCGCGTTCCCTCATCCCGAACTTCGCATCGGGTCCCGCGGTCACGACCCCGGGAGACTTCCCCATGCCGAATCCGGGGTTGATCCGGAAGCAGAGCGCCTCGGGTCGCCCGAATCTCAGGAGGCGGCCCAGGAGCGGGCCGTCGTCCAGGTTGATCACCGCCCCGGACTCAAGCCCGTAGCGCAGTTCCTCGTCCGAGTTGTAGTTCCCCGAGTATAGGAGGCGGTCCGCGGGAAAGCCCGCTGTCTTCGCGATGAGGATCTCCGCGGGGCTCGCGCAGTCCGCGCCCGCGCCCTCCTTCCGCAGGATCTCGAGGACGGAGAGGTTGCTGTTCGCCTTGACCGCGTAGTTCGTCCGGAAGTTCTCCCGGAGCGCGGAGAAGGCGCCGTGGATGCGCCGGTAGTTGTCTCGGATCCTCCGGGCCGAGTACACGTAGAGGGGCGTGCCGAACCGGGCGGCGAGGTCCGTGGAGCTGATTCCGTCCACGGCGAGTACGCCGTTCCGATCGTCCAGGTAGTCGTAGATGCCGGGCATGCGGCTCCTCCCGTTCGTGCGATGCCGTGGAGCTTCGGCGCAGGATATAACTCAGTCGTCCCTACACTCGCTGTCGGAGGTCGTCGCAGTCCTGGGCGGTTGTCGGAACTTGGGAGCGAAGCTCGCGGGGTGGGTCAGGGCCACACGAGCAGGACGGCGAGGAGCGACCCATAGACGAGGTGGGTCAGGAGAGCCACCGCAATCGCGGCGGAGCCGTGCCGCCCGGAGGCCGCGACCCTCCCCATGATCGGTTTGTGGACGGCGATCGTGAGGGCGAACAAGACGAGGCCGTACCCGAGCCCCGCGATCGGGAGGGGCAGCTCCGGTGGGACGAGCGGAAGAATCAGGACGAAGACGAGGCCGAGGAGCAGCCCATGGAGGACGTGGAGGGCCAAACCCGGAACCGCGGCCGCCTCCGGGGGTCGCTTCGTGATCTTCGCCGCAACGGCTTCGTTCTGCTGCCAGTCGAGGAGTGCCTCGAGACCCCAACGGGAGCGCGCGGCGAGCTCGATGAGCACCATCCCTCCCGTCGCCGCGACGCCTGCGACTACGCCGCGAATCAGGAGGGAGGCGTCCATCTCCTCACGCGCCCGGGTACGGGCGGGGACGCTTATGCCTTGGCTGGAGCCTGAAATTCCGGGGCTCCTACGACTGGGTCTGGGGGGAGGTGTTCGGCTCCGTCTCCGGGATTGGTCAGGGAATGGTTACATTCTGGTCACTTTCCCTTTGACCCCGTTTTTCGGTCCGCCGAACTATGGAAGCGGTCGAAGGCGCGTGGAACGACATTCGGCAACTCGAAGGGCGGGAGGTTGGCGGGGGTCAATTCGAGACCGTGACCCTGCGGTCCCTGCACCCACCCCATGGCGGAACAGGGAGCCCCGTACCGTCACCCATGAGCCTCGGACCTGACCTGATGGGGTCCGTCCGTCAGATCGTCGTCAAGCTCGCGCAGCGGGTGAACGAAGCCCTCGTCGGGCGTGATCTCGAACCGTTGCGCGCCACCGTGACCTCGAAGCTTCGCGGGGCCACAAACGACCTCGAGGGCATTGACGGCGACGCCTTTCCGGAATCGGTCCTGCACGAACTCGTCCGGACCCGATTGCCCGAAGGGATGCATGTGGCCAGGATCCCCGCACGAATCGCCGGTGCCTCCTTCGTGACGACCCGGTTCGGTGGCGGGATGACTCCCGCGAACCATCGACGCGCCTGGGTCGCGAAGGCGCTCTACGAGTTCCTGCAAGATCTTCTCGATGACGTCCTGGACAGCGGTTCCTACAGCTTCGACGAGGCCCGCCAGCTCTATGCCGTATGTGGGGAGAGCCTGACGGAGGCCGAGTTTGACCCGGCCCGGTTCCGGGAGGAACTGGCCCGTCTCCTACGTGGCAGCCACAAAGCCCTGGCGCCCTTGCTCGCCACGCTCTCCGCCGAGCTCAATCCCCGTCTCCGGGCCTCCCCATCCGGCGGCGCGATCTTCGCGGCAATGGCTCGCATGAGCGAGCGGCTGGGCATCGCGCAGTCGGCCACGATCTATCTCCGCCGCCCAACGCTCGACCTGGCGGCCGCCCAGAGAATCGCCTCGGAGCTCCCGTCAGCCGATCCGGAGGCCCCCTGGTTCGAGCGTCTGGGCGCGTACGCCTCCTGGGTCCTCGCCCATGCTCTGATCGATCTCTGCTTCCTGGACGAGCCGATGACGCCCGAGGACGTGGCCGCCCTCGAGGAGGTGTGGTACCACATGAACGTCGAACTCAGTTTCATCGACCACGTTGCGGGACTCGAGAAGGATCTCCGGGACGGGATCTACAACTTCGCCTGGGCCGCCATCCGCGAGACGCGGCCCGATCTCGACGTCAACTCGACGCTCCCGATCCCTCGCGAGGACCAAGCTCGGATCGTCGCCCTCACCGCGGAGTTCGCGAATCGTGCCATCAAGCAGGACGCGGCCCATTTCGGAAAGACGGACGGCTTCTACCCCTTCCTCGCGATCCTCGGCCCGGTCGTCCTCACGGCTCCGGGGACCGGGAACGACCCTTGGGTCCTGGA comes from the Thermoplasmata archaeon genome and includes:
- a CDS encoding 4Fe-4S binding protein, yielding MAFSIEISRQCHSCGVCMDVCPVRAIDMTPPKRPSIEGGFARRPWMMEFPFLVGKCTGCQMCEIECPFEAIKVVRGDAPIRERPADELVAELLTERRSVATLRPRGARDWTRFQPLSSFTRDTLKRPVRSPFPASAHWKPWIRKGEKWRVWR
- a CDS encoding cytochrome b N-terminal domain-containing protein yields the protein MATDTRAKGPVERLVAWVDSRLGLSYPLLRPVPRYALNPFAWLGALTVVAFAILAITGIIMMLYYVPTPAAAYSSTAYVFSNVAYGRFIETVHLYTAYAMVLLMFAHMMRHFFVSVHKRPREVMWLVGMLMGGVTLGFAFTGYLLPWTVISKSATDVAVQIIGQLPPPLPPILTFLVVGPGGDAGELLRFYDLHVVVLPAALLVLLVVKMYMLEAHGISEPVTKRGRSPEKQETTPIFPDVTLYLLELAAVFGAGMLFLGAVFPLNLPPAYTPAAAAGYTPQPDWYFLWLYQILKISIFAAPPMTGIPALILSVVTLLFILPLSIWYFRKGNWILGFVALAAAFVMAAVVTILFAVTLLFLVLFLLPILDVDETRAIENRPVFVTVGAIFTAELAVLAYWGLITPGQDIPTWQGAAVIGGTAAVVGLASFLAFRFARTRRAAEAPA
- a CDS encoding ethylbenzene dehydrogenase-related protein, giving the protein MRQRSARTGRAEVSEYDPGVGACGVGVVALAAVLLLAMFAVALPGLASAQVAYPNVLSYRVDGAVNYSDPGGEAFWSSIAWTDVPLVASIAPGGGHTSDVRIKSANDGFNVFVLFQWNDSAGPSFASNTELWRAPNGTLMPLTPADTATVKQLYSNATYYYQDRAALLWFLPQSLGRQQTPDMMEGSDGAITGGAAEIWHWQSNPTDNSPLDAGFPGGYTDTAGNPIYPANNLSFAEDDYTNMTGFFTIPGSFGATAPNLVPGMDPFQIRVGSSYSQTTKQWTVEMVRAFTMPQAKTYCVQLAAGATYDTGFAIWNGRQGESAAYKSVSQWYTLTLSNQTVAQAPAPTGGVPLNLAAAVGIGLLLVGVMIGAVVRSFKGGEGK
- a CDS encoding methyltransferase, giving the protein MVTGYRDSQALYVVAKLGVADLLVDGPKTAEGLARRLGVQARPLFRVMRALAGEGVFTQDGTQGFGLAPLGEPLRSDHPRSVRSSAIMHGELHYRAAGALLHTVRTGETGFDHLYGKGLFAHLGEHPEDSATFNAAMGETQGVWSNPIESYDFRGHHVLVDVGGGRGTLLALLLKRNPHLRGILYDLPQGVAEARSYLESQRVSNRCQIRIGDAFREVPRGGDVYIFSRVLHDWPDDKARSLLANVRTAIPDDGLLLLWEAVVPEGATPSLTKHIDLTMLFLLGGAERTEAEWRAMLAATGFALLKVTKTGGMFDLIEAKPV
- the lysA gene encoding diaminopimelate decarboxylase, whose amino-acid sequence is MPGIYDYLDDRNGVLAVDGISSTDLAARFGTPLYVYSARRIRDNYRRIHGAFSALRENFRTNYAVKANSNLSVLEILRKEGAGADCASPAEILIAKTAGFPADRLLYSGNYNSDEELRYGLESGAVINLDDGPLLGRLLRFGRPEALCFRINPGFGMGKSPGVVTAGPDAKFGMRERDALKAYRLAKEAGIERLGVHMMAGSNVLETTYWAAITDRLTGIATRIAKALRIRLDFIDLGGGFGVPDRIGEKGLPIRELAQKIVGAYERKLAQNPGIGDPTLVIEPGRYLVGDAGVLLASVTHVKTSAKKFVGCDAGMNTLLRPALYGAYHEILPATKLDARRSVTVNVTGQICENTDILGKARKLPALDQGDLLAFLNAGAYGYTMASRYNSRPLPAEVLIEDGQARLVRERERLADLMRGQMAPQGSG
- a CDS encoding DUF6789 family protein — its product is MDASLLIRGVVAGVAATGGMVLIELAARSRWGLEALLDWQQNEAVAAKITKRPPEAAAVPGLALHVLHGLLLGLVFVLILPLVPPELPLPIAGLGYGLVLFALTIAVHKPIMGRVAASGRHGSAAIAVALLTHLVYGSLLAVLLVWP